From one Diachasmimorpha longicaudata isolate KC_UGA_2023 chromosome 8, iyDiaLong2, whole genome shotgun sequence genomic stretch:
- the LOC135165085 gene encoding uncharacterized protein LOC135165085: MTGGLLKKVIESRGLMSGIISRCYSLWTPDYLDAMKPKIPQYPVVTIRMRGYDFPILENYQKLAHIIAVNMDFEVDNSYAFPAKDSKILRFKPRSTVAEAEYTLHFYERNLIISDLSSPKFPVYVRMLEAALPEGVTLNVQEWSAHREELRFVPDKQLMDLKSELQTMQRPKKS, from the exons ATGACTGGAGGTCTTTTGAAAAAG GTGATAGAGTCCAGGGGACTGATGTCTGGAATCATCTCCAGGTGCTACAGTCTGTGGACACCTGATTACCTAGAC GCAATGAAACCAAAAATTCCCCAGTATCCTGTTGTGACGATCAGGATGAGGGGATACGATTTTCCGATTCTAGAGAATTATCAGAAATTGGCGCATATTATCGCCGTTAATATGGATTTCGAGGTCGATAATAG TTATGCATTTCCCGCCAAAGACTCAAAAATCCTGAGATTCAAACCTCGATCGACTGTCGCCGAGGCAGAATACACCCTCCACTTCTACGAGAGAAACCTCATCATCAGTGACTTGTCAtccccaaaatttccagtTTACGTTAGAATGCTGGAGGCCGCCCTTCCTGAGGGTGTCACCCTGAACGTCCAGGAGTGGTCGGCCCACAGAGAAGAATTGCGCTTCGTCCCAGACAAACAATTAATGGACTTGAAATCAGAGCTTCAGACCATGCAGAGGCCCAAAAAATCATGA